The DNA region AAACCAGTAGGGATTACTTGCTAAACTAGTTTAAGATTATTTACACAGGTCTAATTCTACAGCAACAATTCAAGAGCTTCTGATAGACCTAGTTTACACACACTAATTTGCATAAGGAGAATCACACCAATGGGCGGCGAAATTTTGAATGCAGCTCTATTGTCCTTCGGTTTAATCTTCGTAGGCTGGGGCTTAGGCGCGTTGTTACTAAAAATTCAAGGCGGAGAAGAATAATTGAGTTAGGAGTTAGGAGTTAGGAGTTATTCTTCCCCTGCTTCCCCTGCTCCCACTCCCCACTCCCTTTTTGATGGAAATGAAAAAAAGCTTGTCCGTTTACCGGACAGCAATTTTTTCATGAGTCTGTTCATAACAAACGATTTTCTTAGAAAAGATGTAAAGTTTTGTTTGCATAGGTTATTCTGATAACATTCTTTTCATAAAACAATAAAATTTATTACAACCCTCATGACATTATTAATCGTCGGTGCCACTGGCACCTTAGGAAGACAAGTGGCTCGTCGTGCAATCGATGAGGGATATAAAGTACGCTGTCTTGTCCGAAGCAGTAAAAAAGCAGCTTTTCTCAAAGAATGGGGTGCAGAACTCGTACCGGGAAATTTACGTTACCCCGATACTTTAGCCGAAGCTTTAGTTGGTGTAACCCAGGTTATTGATGCGTCAACATCTCGTCCTACAGATTCACTAAGTATCAAACAAGTAGACTGGGACGGCAAAGTAGCATTGATTCAAGCAGCAAAAGCAGCAGGTGTAGAGCG from Nostoc commune NIES-4072 includes:
- the petM gene encoding cytochrome b6-f complex subunit PetM is translated as MGGEILNAALLSFGLIFVGWGLGALLLKIQGGEE